Proteins encoded within one genomic window of Polynucleobacter duraquae:
- a CDS encoding NAD-dependent epimerase/dehydratase family protein: MIVITGSSGFIGSSILSDLLNGGCDVDSLHHNSDDETIREKLKNCKILIHCAGVNRSDVIQDFWDGNYEYTKKICSYLQDKNNKLQIIFLSSIQIEASEEKKDVYSLSKKMAENELVNLAKKIKCRLDILRLPNIFGLGCRPNYNSVVATFLHNAKNREKLNIIEDREIKLIHIDKVLIRINKLIKSKNNRNINYISFKKYHYIKVSTLKNIIINLNTKEYNNENSLIKKLNEIYRES; the protein is encoded by the coding sequence GTGATCGTTATTACTGGTTCAAGTGGATTTATAGGCTCAAGTATATTATCTGACCTCCTTAATGGTGGTTGTGACGTAGATTCCCTACATCATAATTCAGATGATGAAACCATAAGAGAGAAGCTGAAAAATTGCAAAATTTTAATACATTGTGCTGGTGTAAATAGAAGCGATGTAATACAAGATTTTTGGGATGGAAACTATGAATACACCAAAAAAATATGTTCGTATCTGCAAGATAAAAATAATAAGCTGCAAATAATTTTCTTGTCCTCAATACAAATAGAAGCAAGTGAGGAAAAAAAAGATGTATATAGCCTTTCTAAAAAAATGGCTGAAAATGAGCTAGTAAATCTAGCTAAAAAAATTAAATGTAGATTGGATATTTTGAGATTGCCAAATATATTTGGGTTGGGCTGTAGGCCAAACTATAATTCAGTAGTCGCTACTTTTTTGCATAACGCTAAGAATCGTGAGAAATTAAATATAATTGAAGATAGAGAAATTAAATTAATTCATATTGATAAGGTTTTAATTAGAATAAATAAATTAATAAAATCAAAAAATAATAGAAACATTAACTATATAAGTTTTAAAAAATATCATTATATAAAAGTAAGTACTCTTAAAAATATAATTATAAATTTAAATACTAAAGAATACAATAATGAAAATAGCCTAATAAAAAAATTAAATGAAATATATAGAGAATCTTAA
- a CDS encoding polysaccharide biosynthesis protein has product MKYIENLKLSRNLKRGLLILNDCLLTVISFYLSLYFRVGEINIHDPVIVLYFVITYIFCSILFGNYNVINRYLNSSILWQWIKSCSLNSVILSALITFGILSLPRSVGFIQSITLFLFLILSRKVYIKLNEHFNKLKYGKSPSGILIYGADPAGINLYYRLDKAKYKVIAFIDDDLDKQNLNVSNIKILSKKSIFKLLENNKININTLLVKDHDLNNNSNTIFFKTLKSNNISIKVINDAIYSDNIDHLNLISKILERDWVEPQVHLMNKSVAGKSILITGAGGSIGSEICRQVIRLEPSKLLLLDNSEYALFKIYQEITSLTLNVEVIPVLESVCSNDLERIFKENKIDTIFHAAAYKHVGLVECNPKYSIYNNVIGIANLIDLSIKYGILNFTLISTDKAVNPSNIMGLTKRISELILHNKRLQVKDSIKIDIVRFGNVIGSSGSAVEIFKKQIANGGPVTVTHPDVTRYFMSIPEAAQLVIQSCSIPNHNGIFILDMGKPIKILEIARALIEKNTLDEIEIQITGLKKGEKLHEELSISQRLIASNHEKIRIAQDELYAVKDINCHLDNLKNQLLNSNSDQNKCYEILQKIVPNYEYPI; this is encoded by the coding sequence ATGAAATATATAGAGAATCTTAAACTATCAAGGAACTTAAAAAGAGGATTGTTAATTCTTAATGACTGTTTATTAACAGTCATTTCTTTTTACTTAAGCCTATATTTTCGAGTTGGAGAAATAAATATACATGATCCAGTAATAGTCCTTTACTTCGTAATAACATATATATTTTGCTCGATTTTGTTCGGAAACTATAATGTAATTAATAGATATTTAAACAGTTCTATATTATGGCAGTGGATAAAATCTTGCTCATTAAATTCTGTAATATTGTCAGCTTTAATCACTTTTGGTATATTGTCTCTTCCAAGGTCAGTTGGATTTATACAAAGCATAACACTATTCTTATTTTTGATTTTATCTAGAAAAGTATATATAAAATTAAATGAGCATTTTAATAAATTAAAATATGGAAAATCACCAAGTGGGATTCTAATTTATGGAGCAGATCCAGCGGGTATAAATTTATATTATAGACTAGACAAGGCAAAGTATAAGGTAATTGCATTTATTGATGATGATCTAGATAAACAAAATTTGAATGTCTCCAATATTAAAATTTTATCTAAAAAAAGCATTTTTAAATTATTAGAAAATAACAAAATTAATATAAACACATTATTAGTTAAAGATCATGATTTAAACAATAATTCTAATACTATTTTTTTTAAAACACTCAAATCTAACAATATTTCAATTAAAGTAATAAATGATGCAATATACTCAGATAATATAGATCACTTGAATCTAATCTCCAAGATACTTGAAAGAGACTGGGTAGAGCCGCAAGTTCATTTAATGAACAAAAGCGTAGCAGGAAAAAGTATATTAATTACTGGCGCAGGCGGTTCAATTGGATCTGAAATTTGTAGGCAGGTAATTAGGTTGGAACCTTCAAAATTATTATTACTTGATAATTCAGAATACGCATTGTTTAAAATTTATCAAGAGATCACTTCATTAACACTAAATGTAGAAGTAATACCAGTGCTTGAATCGGTTTGCTCTAATGATTTAGAGCGCATATTTAAAGAAAATAAAATTGATACTATATTTCATGCTGCGGCATATAAACATGTTGGATTAGTTGAATGTAATCCTAAATATTCTATATATAACAATGTGATTGGTATAGCAAATCTAATTGATTTATCTATTAAATATGGCATATTGAATTTCACCTTGATAAGTACAGATAAAGCCGTTAACCCATCAAATATAATGGGTTTGACTAAGAGAATATCAGAGTTAATACTTCATAATAAGAGACTTCAGGTTAAAGACTCTATAAAAATCGATATTGTTAGGTTTGGGAATGTAATAGGCTCTTCTGGTTCTGCAGTTGAAATTTTTAAAAAGCAGATTGCTAATGGGGGGCCCGTTACAGTTACCCATCCAGATGTAACGAGATATTTCATGAGCATACCTGAAGCTGCTCAATTAGTAATACAGTCCTGTTCCATTCCGAATCATAATGGGATTTTTATTTTGGATATGGGAAAACCTATTAAAATCCTTGAGATTGCAAGGGCATTGATAGAAAAAAATACCCTAGATGAGATAGAGATACAAATTACAGGACTTAAGAAGGGGGAGAAGTTGCATGAGGAGCTATCAATTTCTCAAAGGCTTATAGCTAGTAACCATGAAAAAATTAGAATTGCACAAGACGAGTTGTATGCTGTAAAGGATATTAACTGTCATTTGGACAATTTAAAAAATCAATTGTTAAATAGTAATTCAGATCAAAATAAATGTTATGAAATACTTCAAAAAATTGTTCCTAATTATGAATACCCAATATAA
- a CDS encoding glycosyltransferase — MTKKNILILVDYFYPGVRGVGPAKSIINFIDKIGDRARIKVFTWNWDIGGVSYSSKDKLKFLCDCNFECTYVNNYLFFLLNIFHIFSQNKFNKVILNSFFSLYFTLLPLLIAKVTKSQSKFFLAPRGELFSEVLDLKGKKKNFYINIVKFLNVYSKVTFIASNDIEANVIRLIFPFNEIIIIPDGINISQSNNARLHNKKAGVLKIVYLSRILKKKNLRYLIELLEKVTGNISLHIYGPIEERAYFNSCMQLAKEVSLHSNISIEYMGEVLAPNVIETFANYDLMILPTIGENFGHVISESLLAKTPVLISDRTPWISDGNNLVNVLSLDFPLRWVEIIKLFYEMDEDRYNDLVNNSNQYLASIHNNFEIEKFINV; from the coding sequence ATGACTAAAAAAAATATTCTTATATTAGTTGATTATTTTTATCCTGGAGTAAGGGGGGTTGGCCCTGCAAAATCTATAATTAATTTTATTGATAAAATTGGTGATAGAGCGCGTATTAAAGTATTTACATGGAATTGGGATATCGGTGGCGTATCATATTCCAGTAAAGATAAATTAAAGTTTTTGTGTGACTGTAATTTCGAATGTACATATGTGAATAATTATTTATTTTTCTTATTAAATATTTTTCACATTTTTTCCCAAAATAAATTTAATAAAGTAATTTTGAATAGTTTTTTTTCATTATATTTCACGCTATTACCATTGCTTATAGCCAAGGTTACAAAGTCTCAATCAAAGTTTTTTTTAGCCCCAAGAGGAGAATTATTCTCTGAAGTTTTAGATCTCAAAGGTAAAAAAAAGAATTTTTATATCAACATCGTTAAATTTCTGAATGTTTATTCAAAAGTTACTTTCATTGCATCTAATGACATTGAGGCTAATGTCATTAGGCTCATATTTCCTTTCAATGAAATTATCATTATTCCTGATGGGATAAATATCTCCCAATCAAATAACGCAAGATTACATAATAAGAAAGCTGGTGTTCTTAAGATTGTTTACTTATCTAGAATTCTTAAAAAGAAAAATCTAAGATATCTAATTGAACTGCTTGAAAAAGTAACTGGAAATATTTCTTTGCATATTTACGGACCTATAGAAGAAAGGGCGTACTTCAATTCTTGCATGCAACTGGCTAAGGAAGTGTCCTTACATTCAAATATCTCTATAGAGTATATGGGTGAAGTTCTTGCGCCTAATGTTATTGAAACATTTGCAAATTATGATCTAATGATATTACCAACTATTGGTGAAAACTTTGGCCATGTTATAAGCGAATCTCTTCTGGCTAAAACCCCAGTCTTAATCTCTGATAGGACACCCTGGATTTCTGATGGCAATAATTTAGTAAATGTTTTATCTCTAGACTTCCCTTTGAGATGGGTAGAAATAATTAAATTATTTTATGAAATGGATGAAGATCGCTACAATGACCTTGTAAATAATTCAAATCAATATCTAGCTAGTATCCATAATAATTTTGAAATTGAAAAATTTATAAATGTTTAA
- a CDS encoding sugar transferase — MQLLSRLSALLMLITLSPIFLLICIAILLSSGRPIFYISPRIGRHCKEFRMFKFRTMHIKTPEIATHLIINPDNYITNLGFFLRKSSLDEIPQLINILIGDMCFVGPRPALFNQYDLITYRQKYNVDKLKPGITGLAQINGRDKISIRRKVAYDLLYYKSQSIILDLQIILITAKKLINSTDISH; from the coding sequence ATGCAGTTACTTTCACGCCTGAGTGCGCTATTAATGCTAATAACACTCTCCCCAATTTTTTTACTAATATGCATAGCTATTTTATTATCATCTGGCCGGCCAATTTTTTATATATCTCCAAGAATTGGAAGGCACTGTAAAGAATTTCGAATGTTCAAATTCAGAACAATGCATATAAAAACGCCTGAAATTGCGACTCATCTCATAATTAATCCTGATAATTACATAACTAATTTAGGTTTTTTCTTAAGAAAATCAAGCCTCGATGAAATCCCACAATTAATAAATATTTTAATTGGTGATATGTGTTTCGTTGGGCCTAGACCTGCACTTTTTAATCAATACGATTTAATTACTTATCGACAAAAATACAACGTAGATAAACTCAAACCTGGCATAACTGGCTTAGCCCAAATAAATGGTCGCGATAAAATTTCCATACGAAGAAAGGTTGCCTATGACCTCTTGTACTATAAATCACAATCAATAATCCTTGATTTACAAATAATCTTAATAACTGCCAAGAAACTTATTAATTCAACTGACATTTCACACTAG
- a CDS encoding NAD-dependent epimerase/dehydratase family protein codes for MILITGATGFIGSHLMNSLPNSYKKRILTRDASLLRSHCTNTEIISYTPGLPLSNAIFKDIHTVVHCAGMAHAPINNSKSFQDRVFEANSTLTKLLAEGALKNGVKRFIYISTSKVHGEISVEKIKFDETRELNPQNIYAESKFYGEKHLINLCLDKEMQYFVLRPPLVYGRGVKANFKLLNLIAKIGIPLPIGDIDNARSFIAIDNLISAIMLCIETNFQKSSIYLVSDDDDISISELFRRICTSMNKKAYLFNINQKKLELIFKLLKQEVFFQKVSSNFSLNIEKIKNDLGWTPVVRMNQVLSEMNKTEN; via the coding sequence ATGATCCTCATTACAGGAGCTACGGGATTTATCGGCAGTCACCTAATGAATTCGCTCCCAAACTCATATAAAAAAAGAATTTTGACTAGAGACGCATCATTACTGCGTTCTCATTGCACAAATACAGAGATAATTTCCTATACACCCGGACTACCCTTGTCGAATGCTATTTTTAAAGATATTCATACAGTTGTCCATTGCGCTGGGATGGCTCATGCACCGATAAATAACTCAAAATCATTTCAAGATAGAGTTTTTGAAGCAAACTCAACATTAACAAAGTTACTAGCAGAAGGCGCCTTAAAAAATGGTGTAAAAAGATTCATTTACATTAGTACCTCAAAGGTACATGGCGAGATTTCTGTTGAGAAAATAAAGTTTGACGAAACAAGAGAACTGAACCCCCAAAATATATATGCTGAGTCAAAGTTTTATGGGGAGAAGCATTTAATAAATTTATGCTTAGACAAAGAAATGCAGTATTTTGTACTTAGACCACCTTTAGTTTATGGTCGTGGAGTCAAAGCTAATTTTAAACTTTTAAATTTAATAGCTAAAATTGGAATACCTCTCCCTATTGGTGATATTGACAACGCCAGAAGTTTTATAGCAATTGATAATTTAATTAGTGCAATAATGCTCTGTATTGAAACTAATTTTCAGAAAAGTAGTATTTATCTAGTATCAGATGATGACGACATTTCAATTTCAGAACTTTTTAGAAGGATTTGCACATCAATGAATAAAAAAGCTTATCTTTTTAATATAAATCAAAAAAAGCTGGAATTAATTTTTAAATTATTAAAGCAGGAAGTTTTTTTTCAAAAGGTATCTTCAAACTTCTCTCTTAATATAGAAAAAATTAAAAATGATTTAGGTTGGACACCTGTTGTAAGGATGAATCAAGTGCTATCTGAGATGAATAAAACTGAGAATTAA